From the Oleiharenicola lentus genome, one window contains:
- a CDS encoding cysteine desulfurase codes for MADPRSPTSDSRAAAWSNVRADFPVLHQQVNGKPLVYLDNGATSQKPRSVIDALVRYYERDNSNVHRGLHALSMRATDAYEGARARVAKFINAADPAEIIFTRGTTESINVIARSWGQAHLKPGDIVLTTEFEHHSNLVPWQQAAKASGATLKYVPLLGADGEGGLDLAALDKLLTPQVKLFAFTHISNTLGTINPVAELCRRARAVGTVTVIDAAQSIGHVPLDVRAIGCDFLAFSGHKMCGPNGIGVLYGRRTLLDKLAPDETGGGMVVQVTYEGASWKPAPERFEAGTPNVADAIALGAACDYLDALGREQIAAHDTQLVNLAMDKLSALRGIRIIGPRVGAERSGLVSFAFDGVHAHDVVTFADEDGIALRGGHHCNQPLMRKLGLSSTTRASFYCYNTEEEIDRLVASLQRIQKFFAG; via the coding sequence ATGGCCGATCCCCGATCCCCGACCTCCGATTCCCGCGCCGCCGCGTGGAGCAACGTCCGCGCCGACTTCCCCGTCCTGCACCAGCAGGTCAACGGCAAGCCCCTTGTCTACCTCGACAACGGCGCCACGTCGCAGAAACCGCGGAGCGTCATCGACGCGCTCGTCCGCTACTACGAGCGTGACAACAGCAACGTCCATCGCGGCCTGCACGCGCTCTCCATGCGCGCGACCGACGCCTATGAGGGCGCCCGCGCCCGCGTGGCGAAGTTCATCAACGCGGCCGATCCCGCCGAGATCATCTTCACGCGCGGCACCACCGAGAGCATCAACGTCATCGCCCGCAGCTGGGGCCAAGCCCACCTGAAGCCCGGCGACATCGTGCTCACGACTGAGTTCGAACATCACTCGAATCTCGTGCCCTGGCAGCAGGCGGCCAAGGCCTCCGGCGCCACGCTCAAATACGTGCCGTTGCTCGGCGCCGACGGCGAGGGCGGACTCGACCTGGCCGCGCTGGACAAGCTGCTCACCCCGCAGGTGAAGCTTTTCGCGTTCACGCACATTTCGAACACCCTCGGCACGATCAATCCCGTCGCCGAGCTCTGCCGCCGCGCGCGGGCGGTGGGCACCGTCACGGTAATCGACGCCGCGCAATCCATTGGCCACGTGCCGCTCGACGTGCGGGCCATTGGCTGCGACTTCCTCGCCTTCTCCGGCCACAAAATGTGCGGCCCGAACGGCATTGGCGTGCTCTATGGCCGCCGCACGCTGCTCGACAAGCTCGCCCCCGACGAGACCGGTGGCGGCATGGTCGTGCAGGTGACCTACGAAGGCGCCTCGTGGAAACCCGCGCCCGAACGCTTCGAGGCCGGCACGCCCAACGTGGCCGACGCCATCGCCCTCGGCGCCGCCTGCGACTACCTCGACGCCCTCGGCCGCGAGCAGATCGCCGCGCACGACACCCAGCTCGTGAATCTCGCGATGGACAAACTCTCCGCCCTGCGCGGCATCCGCATCATCGGCCCGCGCGTCGGTGCCGAGCGCAGCGGGTTGGTCAGCTTCGCCTTCGACGGCGTGCACGCGCACGACGTTGTGACCTTTGCCGACGAGGACGGCATCGCCCTGCGCGGCGGCCACCACTGCAACCAGCCGCTGATGCGCAAGCTCGGCCTCTCAAGCACGACGCGTGCGAGCTTTTACTGCTACAACACCGAGGAAGAGATCGATCGCCTGGTCGCCTCGCTGCAGCGGATTCAGAAGTTCTTCGCGGGTTGA
- the sufU gene encoding Fe-S cluster assembly sulfur transfer protein SufU, with the protein MQDLTDLYQSVILDHNRRPRNRGKLPTANRVAHGENPSCGDQCTVYLRLDGDRVGEITFDGSGCAISQASASLMTLHVKGKTLAETEAIYADVHKLVTTGQVDENNLSDLAALAGVHQFPARIKCATLGWHAALNALKGDPVTATTETHKD; encoded by the coding sequence ATGCAAGATCTCACCGACCTCTACCAGTCCGTCATTTTGGACCACAACCGCCGCCCGCGGAACCGCGGCAAGCTGCCCACGGCCAACCGCGTTGCCCATGGCGAAAACCCCTCGTGCGGAGACCAATGCACCGTTTACCTGCGGCTCGATGGTGACCGGGTGGGCGAAATCACCTTCGACGGATCCGGCTGCGCCATCTCCCAGGCCAGCGCCTCCCTCATGACCCTCCACGTCAAGGGCAAGACCCTGGCCGAGACCGAGGCCATCTACGCCGACGTCCACAAGCTCGTGACCACCGGCCAGGTGGACGAGAACAACCTCTCCGACCTCGCCGCGCTCGCCGGGGTCCACCAGTTCCCGGCCCGCATCAAGTGCGCCACCCTCGGCTGGCACGCCGCCCTCAACGCCCTCAAGGGCGACCCGGTCACCGCCACGACCGAAACCCACAAGGACTGA